The genomic DNA TTATGACAACCTCTTCTGCTAACAGTGGTTAGGTTGGGCTTGGCTGAAAGTTGTTTCCTTAAGGCTCAGTCCCTACGGAGGGTTTAGCAAAGCCAAGTGAGGTTTTAAACCAGTTCACTTCAATTGGCGTTAAAGCTGCCTGGGCGCTTTTACTTCACATGCCTGGGGCAAACCGGTTTTCCTTATTCCATATTCCAGTTATTTCAGGCTCGGCTGGGCAGAAAAATTCCAAAGCTGTGGAATCTCCAAGACGAAACTTCTTTGTTAGGAGTCTTATCACAGCAGttccagctgggaaagctgctcaACTCTATTGTTGGGGTTTGGGTGATAAACTCCACCCTTTTCCTGGTATGCAGATGCAAAGGACACCCTGCCGAGAGCTGACACACCCTTGGTGGGTTAATCAGGAGATCTtaactgctgctgttcaggaCACAAATGGCTAAATCCCGATTAAAACCAAACTATGTCAAAAGTTACTTTTTATCCTGCGAAAATCCAGTCAGCCTTTCCAACTGCCTTTAGATATTTTGCTGTCCCAAGTGCAATCAGTACGGAATTTGGAGTGATGGAATATCCAGAGAGAGAATTCATACCCGGGAGTCACCCCATGCAATCACTCCAGTCAGAAGAACCTCTAAACTCACCAATTTCCCTGCTTGTATTTCCTGAATCATTCTGAAAACCAAAGGTTCTAACACACCCAGACCCATCTAAAGTGATAAAAACATCGTTTGGGCTCAGGTTTTGATGCTGTTACCGTTTTAGGTGAGGGCTGCAGTGCGAATCAGAAGCGCAATAAATAGAGAGATGTATTTTTATGCGATTAGAGTATGAAAGGGCAAAGGTGCAGAGTTTTCCaggtgggagagctgggagcagcgtGTCCTACGTGGAGCAGGGACACGGCTGTGGGCAGTACTTACGCTGCACTGTCACCTGCACCACGCAGCTCTCCTGCCCCGCCTCGTTGGTGGCCACGCACTGGTACAAGCCCGTGCTCATCTGCGTCACGTTCTTCAGCAGGACCTGCCCTGGGTTAGAAATgtctggaaaatgggaaaaaacacCACTGGGGTTCATCAGATGCACCAAGAAACTTCAGCTGTGGGTAGTGCACAGAGGCTGGGTTGGAAATGtgtggaaaatgggaaaaacacCACTGGGGTTCATCAGATGCACCAAGAAACTTCAGCTGTGGGTAGTGCACAGAGGCTGGGTTAGAAATGtgtggaaaatgggaaaaacacCACTGGGGTTCATCAGATGCACCAAGAAACTTCAGCTGTGGGTAGTGCACAGAGGCACAAATTGATCTGTGGCGTCAAATCAACTCCAGAACAATGCagagggggaaagaaggggAGAAAGGTGGAGCATCCCCCCAGGTGCAGCCGCAGAAGTGGGAGGAGTGTTTGAGCACCACTGTCACCACCACCCAGTGACCCCAGAGCTCCGAGGGAAGGAGGGCTCCACTTACTGACTCTGGCGTTGGGCGGGAGGTGCTCGGCTCTCTCGTCCTCCTCACTGATGCGCTGCCAGCGGTAGGAGATGGGGGCAGTGCCCGAGGCGGAGCggcactgcagggacagctccttcccttccagcaTCTCCCCCTCCAGCCAGCACTTGGGCTTGGAGGGTTTCTCtagaagcagcaggagacaggTCATGCAAACACAGCAGAGTTTGCTCAGTGGAAGCCCTTCCTTTGGCATTTAAACAGCTCCCAAGGCAAGGGCTGCCTTCCCTGGAATGAGTTAAGGAATCACACCAGCGATGGTTTTTAGGGGACTTCAGCTGCAACCCCACAGAGGAGCCATGGCAGTGTCATTCCACCACTCTGTGGCACTTTGCCTCGTGGCCACTTGCATCAGTGGAGCTCTAGCACCACATTCCTCTTCCAGGCACAATTTGGAGAACATCTTTCCCTCCCTTTACTTGTCcagttcttccttctccccacagcGCCTGGCAGGCCGCAGGGTTCTTCCACGGGATCACGGAGTGTGTGAAAAGCTGAGCAATAAACTGAAATCAGGGAAGGGAAATGCCAACCTCAGCTGCTTGTTTGTCACCTGCACTGACTTGGGTCGGGTTGCGGGGCTGGGACATGAACTGCCAGTCCCCAGCAGGAGGTCTGGGCAGGGTGATGGTCAGCTGAGATAGAATATCAGCCTGCTTTGGGTGATGAGATCATAGTGATCATTTGGAAAGAATGGTTGTGCAGCTAATCACACCTACCTCAAACCGTTCTTCAGGCTCTTCTTCTGGCCTGTCCTTTGCCAAAAAATGCCAAGGCAGATATAAAGTTGGGCACTGACACTAGATCTGGAGGTGTCTTTGTGTATTTATACCCCGCTGAAACAAATCTCTCCCCAGGAAGTGAGTCTGGGTTTCTTTTTATCCCTTTGGGAGAACAATATACTCTCCTTACCTACAACCTTGAGGGTGATGCGAGCCCATTCGTACTGCCCAGCGTTTTTCACCTTGCAGATGTACTTCCCTGCATCGCTGGACTGCAGGGAGATGATCTGTAAGGATGCATCTCCAGCAAGGAAGTTGGAGGTGAAGGAAACACGGCCCTTCTGCTCCTCATTCAGGTCATCATAAACACGGCCCCCGGAGTAGGTGATCACCTGAGGAGCAGAGCAAACACCGAgttgtcattttattttcacacagaTCAACAAATCCAAGCGtttccaggagctgcacacCACGGTTAAGTGACTTGTCAAGGGTCACACAGGAAGCCTGGGGCAGGGTGGGAAAGCAAACCTGGGTTCCTACCCTGAGAATGATGCAAAAAGTGAATTTATGCTGGAGATTTACATTGGGCACTTAAACAAGTGTCAAAATAGGCAGCAGTTTATGCCACAACACATCAAAGCAGGCTGTGGGTTTGGCTGTGCTAATTTTAAGTCACTGCAGACCTAATTTTTATAAGGACTGAACTACTGTGTTTTGTACTGAAACCAAGGATTCGAAAACTGGGCCTGCGAAACCCAAGGTTGTTTTGAAAGCCTGAAGGGCACTTCTGAGCTTTATCTAATGAAGACtgactacattaaaaaaaaaattccattgtAACACAACACACGTGGATATCAAATAACTTCTACACGTTATAAATCTCTCTGAATCAGCTCTGTTTTCTAAACACTGCTCTCGTCATCAGAATAACTTGCAAAGATCATCACAGGAGTGCTGTTAAATCGAGGGCTGGTGGTGTGAAGGCAGAAATAAAGTGATTTTCTCAGCAAACCCACCGCTTTCTGCACCGTCTCGGAGATGTGCAGCAGCCACTCGATGTccaggctgccctgctccagcagccccaggcgGTGGTGGCAGGGCAGGGTCACGTTTTCTTCAGCCACTCTCTTGAATTCGGTCTGAGCCTCGCAGAGCCAAACAGAACAGGAAGCTGGAAGACAAACGCCAGTGCTCAGGGTGCGTCTCTGGTGGGGTTTGCTAAGCCAGGTTTTGCTGGattcttccttgttttctccACAGCATCCAAGCAAACCCCCCAGCTCGACTCCCTGCACAGATCACAGCTGATTTAAGGAGACAGCTCTACGTTCCCAGGCATTTTCACACTGAGATTGAAGCAGGAGCAGATGGCTTCACACTCCGGAGCTGTCAGTGCTCGAGCGGCACCCACACCCTCTGCACACTCCAAATTTCAGATaacctccccagctctgccctcaccTCTTATTACCTGAtttcaaaagcagtatttccacCCAGAAGACCTTCGATTTATCCCTATATCCCTATATCTGACAAAGGCTTGGAGTCTCTTCCTTAACACCAGAGTCCCTTCCCTAACACCAGATGATATTCGTGTATTTCAGCAATAAGAAACCAGCCTGGGAAGAAGAGGGTTAAACTTAAGGAAAGCGTGGAATAAATAGGGTTGGGAAGTATCTTTGGATAGCAACGTCCGAAAAAAGTATGAGTTGTCAAAGACGGTTTGtcaggatttaaaaaagaaatgaaaaggaaactgCCAAGCGGACCCACTAGAGGGAAGCAGAGCCCTTGGAATGCGAgacaaaatcccccaaaacgTGTGTTACCGCCCTAAAACCTGGCCCAGGAGATGATGCACCGCAGGAGAATGGGATGTTCAGCCAGCACTACGTTAGGCACTGTTTATCTGCATCCGCGCTGAAACTGAGCAAAAATCTGCCATCGATCCTTGGCTTTGCCCATCTCCGACTTGTAAACGTGGACCCACCGTGGAAAGTCCAAATTCAGTTAAAACTGACTCACAAGGTCAGGGGAATGGGAAAGTGGCAGGCGTTGGGGCCAGGGATCCCCCAGGTCAAAATCAAGAATTTCCCAACCAAATTTCCGTGGGGCACCGATGCCGTTTGCCCTTGGGGTATGAATCTTCACAGGGCACTTGGGTTGTTCTAAAGTTTTGCTGTTCGAGACAAAACCctaaaaccatttctttttttttttccctgtgaa from Corvus cornix cornix isolate S_Up_H32 chromosome 24, ASM73873v5, whole genome shotgun sequence includes the following:
- the LOC104692113 gene encoding CXADR-like membrane protein, with the protein product MSAFSILFLASCSVWLCEAQTEFKRVAEENVTLPCHHRLGLLEQGSLDIEWLLHISETVQKAVITYSGGRVYDDLNEEQKGRVSFTSNFLAGDASLQIISLQSSDAGKYICKVKNAGQYEWARITLKVVEKPSKPKCWLEGEMLEGKELSLQCRSASGTAPISYRWQRISEEDERAEHLPPNARVNISNPGQVLLKNVTQMSTGLYQCVATNEAGQESCVVQVTVQHAQNIGMIAGAVCGVVVGLSLLFLVVRLTIRRKEKKRYEEEEAPNEIREDAEAPKAHLVKPSSSSSGSRSSRSGSSSTRSTANSASRSQRTLSTEATPHLTPPQYSQRQLDRKETEPKKVDYNNLVKMGVTPVMVPAQSRAFQTV